The Suncus etruscus isolate mSunEtr1 chromosome 15, mSunEtr1.pri.cur, whole genome shotgun sequence genome contains the following window.
CCCCACTAAGGGGGCAAATGACAGGGTATTCTGTGCCAGTCAGGACCTGGGCCTGTGTGTGCTGGTGATTTTGCTAAGGATGCAGCCTTTCCCTCAGCACATTTCCTCAACTGCTCTTGTCCTCCCACAACCTTAATCTGTTTCCCTGTTCGGTTCTTTTGGGGATGGGGGtgttaggccacacttggcagggctcaggggttattcctggctctgtgctcagaaattgctcctggcaggctaaggggccatatgggatgctaggaatcgaacgttggttcatcctgggttgaatgcatacaaggcaaacactgtgctaccactgtgctatcactttggccccttccACGTTTAGTTCTTTGGCctttttttctattgatttattttttttaagttgaggtATGAATTTATATAGGTGAAATACATTGATTTTAAGTGTACAGTTTTGAGACATAATACACATAGATGTAGCCAACAGGCAAATCAAGATAAAGAACATTTCAAATAATCGagaggatttttatttttgtgataatcTTGTCTTTATAAATAGTAACTCATGCTAAAATGTTCACAGATGTTCAAAGAATAAAACTTGGTTGAAACCCCAGAACCAAGAAGTGGTTCTGAGGTTAATGGTTTGACAGATGTCATATCTTTTCAGACAGTGCTGAGTAgatctctctcactccctcccctctttctctttctctgttgtcTCTGTCTCTTACAGACACAGGCACAGACAccaaccacacatacacacacacacacacacacacacacacatgcacgagGGTGTGCCTGAAGAGGCAGTACCCCTTGTATAAGGAGGGGCAGGTGCAGATGAATTGATTTCCAGTTCCACTCTATTTTTCTAGTTACTAATCCTTAGGCACATCACCTTTCTTTGACTCTTAGTTTCCTCATCAGTGAACAGTGTAAGTAATAATAGGCTCtgtaggggcagagagatagcatggaggtaaggtgtttgcctcacctgcagaaggttggtggttcgaatcccggcatcccatatggtcccccgagcctgccagaagcgatttctgagtgtagagtcaggagtaacccctgagtgctgcctgccgggtgtgacacaaaaacaaaacaaaacaaaacaaaaaaataggaccTGTATTTGGAGGTTGACTTAGTGAGGCCCTTAGATGCTCGTCTTCACAACTAGTTCAAGGGATGCCAACTggtggtaactattgctttgagagttgccctttttttttttttttgtggtttttgggtcacacccggcagtgctcaggggttattttaggccacaggctcagaaattgctcctggcaggcacaggggaccatatgggaccctgggattcaaactgatgacctcctgcatgaaaggcaaacgccttacctccatgctatctctctgggccctaccttTCTTCGCAAGGATGTAACATTAGGTATTTAATTGAGCTCCAATGAATTGCCTAGagcagaggttcccaaacttatttgacctGCCATCCTCTTTCCAGTCAGTAAACTATGCCTCTCTCCTCCAcagtttatcttcttttttcttttttggtttttggccgcactcagggattactcctggctctatgctcagaaattgcccctggcaggcacaaggaaccatgtggaatgccgggatttgaaccactgtccttctgcatgaaaggcaaatgccttacctccatgctatctctctggccccacagtttaCCTTCTTGTATGTGTGGGGAGACCACTCCACAGCACCCCACCCCTTTCAGTTGCACCCAAGGCTATTGTTATACCTGTTGGATTGGTCCTGTGTTCCCCAGGAGCCAGTATTGCCCACTTTGTCTAAGAAATCTTCTAGACATTAGTTCCAGAGATAGCTATAATGAATACTCTTGCACACAAGGTCTTCCTGGAGTCAGGATCACTCCTCAGGGTTCTGGGGTCCTTATCCCTTTGGTGCTTTGTCTTTGCCAGGGCTTCCTGGCGTGGGCTTTCTCATCTACCCTAAAGCAGGCCCATTGTCTCTGATTGAGGATGGGGCTTCAGGGCCTGGTAAAATTATATAAGCACCCCTACCTGCTAACATCTGCCCTTGATTTTGATTCCAGGAGCTGGACATGTCACCGGGGGACCCCAAGTGGCTGGATGTGATAGAACGTGACTTACACCGGCAGTTTCCATTTCATGAGATGTTTGTGTCCCGGGGAGGCCATGGGTGAGCAGGCTAAGCTTGAAGGACTGGTGGGGATTCTAGGAAGCAGAAGTCAACTTCGTTTGTGGGCCTCAGAGCTGGTGGGAGGGAGGTAAATTCAAAGTTTTGAgttaccttttttggggggaggttggaaCACACCCGGTGgctggcgctcaagggttactcctggctctgcactcagaaattgctcctggcaggctcgggggaccatatgggattctgggattcgaatccaccatctgtcctgcatgcaaggcaaactacctaccgctgtgctatatctcttcGTCTCCAGttaccctttttttcttttttttttggtttttgggccacacccggcggcgctcagggtttactcctggctgtctgctcagaaatagctcctggcaggcacgggggaccatatgggacaccgggatttgaaccaaccaccttaggtcctggatccgctgcttgcaaggcaaacaccgctgtgctatctctccgggccctccagttACCCTTTATTGATAGGAGTCTGATGAATTCTCTTAGTGTTTATTTACCTTCCCAGTTCAGCCATCATGTACTCCCCAGAGAGGTAGATCCTGCCTGGACTGGTCCTTTTTTAGGAACAGGTTTTGGTGTGGTGAGAGGTTGGTGAGGGCTGTGTAGGTGGAGAGGATGTTGGAGAAAAGCGGTGTGTGGTGGGCCTGCAGAATAAGAGACACACAAAAAAGATTGGCTGGGCTGAGGGGCCATAGCTATGAAAGAGGATACCTTTCCCTTTTGCAGATACATtacttttctgtctttttatttttttttaaattttgggtgtaATATCTGGTggtgtaatgccagggatcaaaagtaTGGACCTCCCACATGCTCATGCTCAGCTTTTCTAGTAGCTACCTCTCTGGACCAGTCTCTCATAtactcctttgttttttgttttgttttgccttttttttttttttttgttcattttggtttactcctagctctgcattctgaGATTcctctttgcagtgctcaggatccatatgtggtgccatgaaCTTAATttagattgactgcatgcaaagcaagcaccttacctgtagtaTTATCAATCCAACCTCTCCATACCACTCATTACCCTCAACTGTGCTTCTGTCTTCAAATCTGCACTTTCCCAAACAGGGTCTCTGACCTGACTGTGATCATTAAGTTCATTCTCTCTTTGGAGTATGTAGATTTTCATATGGTTAAGAgaagttggggcccggagagatagcacagcggcgtttgccttgtaagcagccgatccaggaccaaaggtggttggttcgaatcctgatgtcccatatggtcccccgtgcctgctaggagctatttctgagcagatagccaggagtaacccctgagcaccgccgggtgtggcccaaaaaccaaaaaaaaaaaaaaaagagaagttggGAGGGGTATTCCCACTTGAGAGCAGAAGATCAAATAAAAAGtagagggcaggagagatggttCATAGAGtagagtgcatactttgcatgcagaagccctAGGTTCAGGCATTTGTGGTCTCTCCAACACCTTTAGGAACAGTGCACAGTGTTAGGGGATCCCCAGTACCTCTAGGAACAGTGCACAGTgttaaggaggaagaaaggaaggagggagggagaataggaaggaaggaagggagaaagggagggaggaaaggagaggagagaagggttggaggaaggaaggagttggagagataatacagcaaataaagtacttgcatgtggccaaccaaatttcaatccctggcatcccactgaCCACtccagcaaagaaaaaaaaaagttaagggtaGAATCAGGATGTACTGATACAGGTAAGAATGCATCTATCTGCTTTCCCTAACCTGTCATCCTTGCCCTTCTTGGCTATTCCATAGGCAGCAGGACCTCTTCCGTGTGCTGAAGGCCTACACATTGTACCGACCCGATGAGGGCTACTGCCAGGCCCAGGCCCCCATTGCTGCTGTCCTGCTCATGCACATGCCTGCTGAGGTATCACTAGGCCCAGGGTGGGTGAGCCGGCAGgctgggcacacccagcagcaaggCCTCACATCTTTCTTGCCCATAGCAAGCCTTTTGGTGCCTGGTGCAGATCTGTGAGAAGTACCTGCCTGGCTACTACAGTGAGAAACTGGTGAGTGCTTGCCTGGCCTGGGCACTATGCCAACTGGATGCCCGCCCTCTGTGGTCCCTTTAGGCCTTTAGCAGACTCTCATGCTCCACCTTCTTCCCTTTAAAAACCTCCTTAGACTTTTGTTACTTTCAGACTAAGTCCCTGGGCCAGCCAGGGACTAGGCCCCTGGACTGCCCAAGTGATAGGATCTGCACTAGCCTCCAGCTATCTGGCCTCCTCCATGGAATTCAGTTTCTGGAAATAATTTCACCAATTTCCCTGCCTTGGCCTAGGTATAAACCTCTTCTCcattcctttccctcctttttctttattcttcctctcCTTCAGCCCCTAGGGAGTATTTCTTCCCCCTGACAAGGAGGGCCTCTAATACACATCTGCCCCATATCCCTGCTCTGGGCTCTCAGCCCTTGACCCCCTCCCATCTCTGACTGTCCTATGACTCATGTGTGTCAGCCCCTTTTCACTGTATACTCCATAAGGAGGTCCAGCTGGATCTGATTTGCTTCTCTTTGCCTCCCAGAGCCCTGGGGCTTGGGTCCAGTTGCTGCCCTAGCTGCAGTGATTGGGTCCATGGTCATGGCCCCTGGTCTCACTGCCCTGCAGGAGGCAATCCAGCTAGACGGGGAGATCCTATTCTCGCTACTGCAGAAGGTGTCGCCTGTGGCCCACAAGCACCTGAGCCGGCAGAAGATTGACCCGCTGCTCTACATGACAGAGTGGTTCATGTGTGCCTTCGCCCGCACCCTGCCATGGAGCTCTGTGCTGCGTGTCTGGGACATGTTCTTCTGTGAAGGTACAGGAGTGGGCTCAAGAGCACTCTGCCCCCAGAGGGGGTCTCAATTTCCAGAGAAACTTCTAAGTGCCCCTCCCACCCCCCATGCAGGAGTCAAGATCATCTTCCGAGTGGGGCTAGTGTTGCTCAAGCACGCGCTTGGCTCTCCTGAGAAGCTCAAAGCCTGCCAGGGCCAGTATGAGACTATCGAGCGACTGAAGAGCCTCAGTCCGAAGATCATGCAGGAAGCCTTCCTAGTCCAGGAGGTCAGGCCTGGAGTGAGggaaagttggggggggggctctggaGGGAGGACTCCAAAGGGGGTGCTCCCATGGCGGGTTACCCATATTAGTCTCAGCATTTTGAGTAGTTACCCAAAAGCACTGTGAGAAGAAcacatcttttgttgttgttgttgttgggtcatctctggtggtgctcaggggttactccttgctctgtgctcagaaatcactcctggcgagctctgggaaccatatgggatgcagggcatcaaacccagtcagctgcatgcaaggcaaatactctacccagtgtgctatcactgtggGCCCTATGTAAACCATATAGAATGAAGGGACCTAGAAGCTCTCACCCCTTCTCTCTGACTCCCTGGTACCACACCTATGGTCTtggctttattttccttttcttggtGGAATGTTGTGGTATCAAAAACTGGAAAGTTGTGGAGAGGCTATGAGGTGGGGCTCAGCAGACACTCAACTCTAGGTTTCCTCAGGTACCAGACCCTCATCCTTCTTAGAGGTCAGCCTTTGGTAACCAGAGCTGGGGGGACTGAGACAGCTCCTGCTGTCTGGCCTGGAAGACAAAAGGGAAGGTTCTTCATGGTGCTCACCTACCTGTCCCCATCCTCACAGGTGGTAGAGTTGCCACTGACAGAGCGCCAGATTGAGCGTGAGCACCTCATCCAGCTGCGACGCTGGCAGGAGACCCGGGGAGAGCTGCAGTGCCACTCCCCACCTAGGCTGCACGGTGCCAAGGCTatcctggatgcagagccaggtcCCCGGCCCTCCCTGCAGCCTTCACCATCCATCCGCTTGCTCCCTGATGCCCCCCTACCTAACTCCAAAGGCAAACCCAAGCAGCCCAAGCACGTCCACAAGGAGCAGCAGAAACCGGTGAAAGCAAATGAAAAGCCAGACAAGACCCTTACCCCAAGTCAAGTCAAGGTGGCAGCTGCTGCAGGAGATGCAAATGCCCCACAGGACATGTCATCAGACCACTCTGTCCACCAGGACCCAGCTCCCCAGGACTCCGCTTCACAGGACCCAGCCCATCACCGCTCCCAAGAAAGCCTGACCTCACAGGAGAGTGAGGACACCTACTTGTAACCCAGGCCTGGTCAGGACTCTCCACAGGGTCCCTACACCTATTCCTTTTATGAACGAACACTCCAAAGCCTGCTGGACCACAGGGTCTGGCTGGCCCAGCACAGATTCTGCCTGAGactccttatttattttctccagaGTGGAGCTCAGGGTGAGCCCAGTTAGGACTGGCAGTACGGGCCAATGAGTGGGGCCTTACTCAGCCCTGTCTTCTAGGGGAATGCTCCCCCCACATTAATGTGAGGGGAgagggtggggtggagggtggggtaCTCTTTGTGTAAAATAGAAACATGATTTTGTACAGAAATAAACAAGTTTGTGTAGAGCTGGTGTGCAGTTGGGAACTAGAAAAGGAGTGCCAGCCTGGCCTCAGCTTCACTCCATGTCCtgaagagcccccccccccccatcctgacCCCAGTTCAGTTTCAGGATTTTtgtcagtgcaaagcccaagttCAGGGCCGTCCCCTGCTTATGGCCCCTATTTTTCCTTACCATATCCCCCTCTGCCCATGTGTGCCCTCTATGGATTAAAGGTCTCTGGGACTGGAGCCCAGGGTGGGCCTGATCAGGCCAGTTCCCAGGCTTTGATCTTTACTCATCTCCTCAATGAGAGGATGTCTTGTAAGGAAGGATCTTCCTTCTCAAAGCCTGACCTAGACACCATTCAGAATCCCAGTtcgtttttatttaattaattttattatcattattgttgttaagaGGTAgcatgtttctgtttttctttttggtcacacctggcagcgctcaggggttactcctggctctatgctcagaaattgcttctgacaggctcgggagaccatatgggatgcagggatttgaaccatgtctttctgcatgcaaggcaaatgcccttcctccatgctatctctctggccccggtaacatgttttttaatagtgttaacattcgtggtcttaaaaaaaaaacattcatggtcttttttttttttttttttttttgatttttgggtcacacccagcagtgctcaggggttactcctggccctatgctcagaaattgccccggcaggcacaggggaccatatgggatgccgggattcaaaccaccgtccttctgcatgaaaggcaaacgccttacctccatgctatctctccggccccaacattcatGGTCTTGATGTAATTACCATACCTCACCACCATCAAAGTGTCCAAGGCCCTTCACCACTGTCTTTAGGTTACTtcttccaccaatgcccccacttcttggtaatctcagttttatAATTCAAGGCCAAGAGTTTGTCATCATTTGTTACTAAGCAAGATTCTTAGCACACTTTCTGGGCAAAGTACTGGTGCCAGGGGTGGAGTGACATGAATGACCTCATATGCTCAGCCAGAACCTCTGTCAGAGGCAAAGAAGGGTCAGGGGTAAAGTCtgtgttctctttttgttttgttttggggccacacccacaaagtgttcaggggctactcccagtgcTGTTTGGAGGACCTtgtgctgaggaccaaacccaggcCTATGCTCAACCTGTTCCACTATCTCTTGGACCTAGAAGTCTGATCTCTGGTCTAAGGCCTCCTGCCACTGACTAAACACTTAACTGTACCAGGCTGGCTGGTGCTGAATCACAGACTCATTAtccccattttatagataaggaagCGGAGAAGCTGAGTGTAAAAGAAGACACTGATCCTGATTTATACCCAGAGCTCCTTATCTCTCTCTCCTGAGTAGGGTGCCATATGACCTCACTCTACAACTGAGGGTCCAGGTCAGCACTGTGGTCATAACCTGGTGACTGGCAAGGGCAAGGACAGGGTGTCCCTGAGAGAGGCCCCCCTCTGCTGAGGAAGCAGCTTTTCCAGTCAAACAATAGCGGTGTTCCTGGCAGGCCACCAAGTTGGGCTGGGCTGTTGGCGGAGGTGGGAGGGGGAGGCATAGCACCTCCCAGGGAGTTTTCAGACACTTAGGGCCTTAGCCTAGAACATCTTGTCCTGGTACAGCCAGGGATACTGAGACCTGGATAGGCAAAAGCCTTTTAGGACAGTCCACCTAATTCCTACCTCCTATCCCTCACCCTGTGGTTTTCCATCCAGTCTGCTTGCCATCAGCGCCATCCAAGGAATAGTCTTTGAGGACATTCCCCTCTGGCCTCCAGAGGACAGGCAAGATGTGACAGCTGTACATTGTCCCATGGGAGCCCACTGAGCCTGAGACTCCAGGAATAAAAGATTTTGCCTGGCTTCCAACTGTCTATAGTGAGATTCCTCGACTGACTAGAGACCTGTGCAGGCCTGATGGGTCCCAACAAGGTCTGTGGCCTGCTTTACCCTGCATGGTTCAGAGCCTCAGATCTTGAAGCCTGAGTATACTGGGGCCAAGTAAGGCCCCCTGCCCCTACATgctcagtcctgttatttgaccAACTTAGTGTATCGATGCCTGCTTAGCATGGGGTCTGAGACCAGAAAGGGCCTAATCTGTATCCAGTTCCGATGCTGAAATAATGCCTAAATGGTCCTAAAGCCTCATATCTGGGGTGCATGCCAGTGATGGGGGCCTCCTTTAGGCCTgaagtaaacatttatttatttttggtctttcgggccacaaccagtgatgcttaggggttactcctgactatgcgctcagaaatcgctcctggcttgggggaccatatgggaccccagaaggatcgaacctcggtccgtcctaggatagcgcttgcaaggcaaacaccttaccgcttgtgccacctcactggcctcatGAAGTAAACTTGTTTTTAAcagttttattgtttaaaaaattgggggagtATTTTGGGAGGCCATTCCCCGTGGTACTCAGGGcctacacctggttctgcactcaaggctcactcctggtgggctcaggtgacccttgtgccagggatcaaaaccaagtcagctgtgtacaaggaaagTGTCCTGCTCTGTACTATCTACAATCCCTGTGCCTGAAGCAAATTTGGTTATGCTTAGAAAAACTGGATTCTGCTAGTGACTGCGGGTTTGGGGTAGCCTGAGGAGGATTCAAGTGTTAGGTCAGAGTTACCCATAAAGTGCCAGGTGCATGGGCGCTGGTCCCTCAAAGTCTAAGCTTTGGCCACTGCTGACATAAGCACTTGTTACTTAGTGGTTAGTCTTGAAAGGTCAGGCCTTAAATCTGGCTACCTGTGTTCTCCCATCCCACAGTACAGGCAGGGGGCGGGGATTACCCGGCAAGGCTAGGTTTCACCTTGCCAGGACACTTAATGACCTCGGACTGGGAAGGGATACTGGTATGTGTCAGCATCAATCCTCAGCAACCCTTATTGGAGGACTaagatttttttggaggggggctgtCATGTCACACACAGTGTTGctcacggttactcctggctgtgtttagggattactattggcagagtttgggggaccatatgggatgccagggactaaacccaggCCGGCAGTGTGCTAAGCAAGCACTCTTATCCactatccaggggtcctcaaactttttaaacagggggccagttcactgtctttcaggcttttggagggccagattatagtaaaaacaaaaattatgaacaaatttctatgcacactgaatatatcttatttagaagtgaagaaacaaaatgggaataaatacaatatgtggcccgcgggccgtagtttgaagacccctgcactaTACTATGGCTTTGGCCCCAGGAATAGAATTTTGGTCACCACTGCCTGTGCCAGTTCTGCTTGGCCTTGCTCTCTGCTGAGAggcaagaaggaagaagatgcCAGGAAGGGCACTTGGGCGCCATCCCAGGCTCGCCCAGCCTGCACGGGGGTACTCTCACCCCTCCCGTGGGTCCTTCCGAGGTCCAGTGATCAGACTCTTTCAAAAAACCACCCCAAGTTCCCGAGCGCTCCACACACACCAGGGAGCAGCCGAGGACCTGTAGACGGGAAGGGCGTGGCCCGACGAGGGGCATggccgggccggggcggggccGGTGGGCGGGGCTTTGACTTGGGAGGGCGGGGCACTGTGGGCCTCGAGGGCCGGCGATTGGCCCCGGGTGTTGGAAGGGGGCGTGGCATGGCCCCTGATAGGCCGCGCGCTCCGAGGGGCGTGTCCGGGGAGAGCAGGACGGGCCGCGGCGCGGGcctgggcgggcgggcggcgtgGGCCTGCAGCGGCGCCGCGTCTCCTTACGCGCCCCCCGGCGGCGCCGCCCCCGACGCGGCTTGGGGCTTGGGTCCGGTCCGGCCCGGGAGGCGCTTTGCTCGCTGCCATGGAACTGCACATCCTGGAGCACCGGGTGCGGGTGCTGAGCCTCGCCCGGCCCGGCCTGTGGCTCTACACGCACCCGCTCATCAAGCTGCTCTTCCTGCCCCGCCGCAGCCGGTGCGTGCTCGGGTGGGCCCGGGGACCGGATCGGGGGGCCTGGGTGGGGGCCGCCCTCCGCTCGGCCTCCCCTGCGCGGGGGGACCGCCGCCTATCCGGCTCCGGGAGGCCTCGGTGGAGGTGGAGCCCGCACCCCGCTGCCCGAGGGGAAAGTGGAGGGGTGGAGGGGGGCCTGCGGGCGGGCAGGTGGTCTCTCCAGGCGCTGGGGAGGGAGGACGGAAGGGGCGACCCACCCAGGCTCAAGTGCTCCCTCGCCCCTCTCCCCCACCAGGTGCAAGTTCTTCAGCCTGACCGAGACCCCCGAGGATTACACGCTCATGGTGGACGAGGAGGGCTTCAAAGGTGGGGCCTGCCTGGGCTGGGGCGTAAGGGAGGAATGCAGAGCTTCCTTTTGTGgggttctatttttttggggggagggctgcaacatccagctgtgcttaggagttactcctggctctgtgctcaggaatcatttctaacggtgctcaggggacagttTGGgttgcaggggatcgaaccctggtcagccatgtgcaaacgtccaacccactgtacttttgctcctgccccaactctgggattctttatttttttggggtggggtggagggtgtGTGGGCCACATTTTGCTGGgcttagaaatgactcctggctctctgttcaggcaTCACCCCTGGCGGTGCTCGGTGGGGAGGGACTGTTTGGGGGTTGCTGCAAGCCATGTGCAAAGGCCCAACCCACTTGCCCTACTGCACCAGCTCTACTCTCTGGGATTCTTTACCAGAGGCTGGGACCCGATGTCCCAAGAGCTTCCATCTCAAAAACAGAAGGATCTGGGTTCCAGTTCAGCTGGCATCACTACTGGCTGTGTGCCCTAAACAACTCACTTCCTTGCTCTgaactgttttgtttcttcttatgTAAAAGTGGATCCAATTATGGTTCTGATCTGCTAGGAATCCCCTAAGGGCTTTCTAAACAGTGTGCAGTTTCAGGACCTCCGTGACAGGCATGAGCCCCCAGCTCTGTGGCCATTATAACCCTTGGCCCATTCTTTTCTCTCAGATTTCTCTCCCTAGTGTGGGTCACACCCTCCCTGACTGGTCTGCTGAAGCCCAGTCTGAGGGTTGGAGAAGGAATGCAGACACAGGCATCTAGCCCAGGGCAGGGTTCAGGGGGCCTCTTGGCTGCTAACCTAGCCCAGCCCCCTGTTCTGGACTAGGCGCCAGTCTGGATTGTCCTGGGCCTCTAGAACTGACATCTGACACATCTGACAGTCTTGCAGTCTCAGGCCAGTGAGCGCTTGGCCTACCCACTCATGGCGTTTGTAGGCCTTAGTTTCCCTGTTTGTACAGCGGGCAAGTCTAGTTCTGTTGAGGGACCTGGCATTCCCCAGCCAAACTGATGTCTTGGCGCCTCCTGGTGGTGGAGGGTCTTTGAATTTTCAGCACCGGGTTCCCTTTTGTgaactgtttttttcttgtttgtttgtttttttggtttttggtttttgggccacacctggcagtgctcaggggttactcctggctgtctgctcagaaatagctcctggcaggctcggggaccatatgggacaccaggattcgaaccaaccacctctggttctggatctgctgcttgcaaggcaaacaccactgtgctatctctctgggcccccctttTGTGAACTGTTACTG
Protein-coding sequences here:
- the TBC1D10A gene encoding TBC1 domain family member 10A, with protein sequence MAKSPGENGPRVAVPAAAAGGESLSGTRESLAPGPDAAAAADELSSLGSDSEANGFAERRIDKFGFLVGSQGAEGSLEEVPLEVLRQRESKWLDMLNNWDKWMAKKHKKIRLRCQKGIPPSLRGRAWQYLSGGKVKLHQNPGKFDELDMSPGDPKWLDVIERDLHRQFPFHEMFVSRGGHGQQDLFRVLKAYTLYRPDEGYCQAQAPIAAVLLMHMPAEQAFWCLVQICEKYLPGYYSEKLEAIQLDGEILFSLLQKVSPVAHKHLSRQKIDPLLYMTEWFMCAFARTLPWSSVLRVWDMFFCEGVKIIFRVGLVLLKHALGSPEKLKACQGQYETIERLKSLSPKIMQEAFLVQEVVELPLTERQIEREHLIQLRRWQETRGELQCHSPPRLHGAKAILDAEPGPRPSLQPSPSIRLLPDAPLPNSKGKPKQPKHVHKEQQKPVKANEKPDKTLTPSQVKVAAAAGDANAPQDMSSDHSVHQDPAPQDSASQDPAHHRSQESLTSQESEDTYL